The following nucleotide sequence is from Candidatus Binatia bacterium.
ATGGCATTCGACCTGAGCGCCGCTACGCCGGATGCCTTCGGGTGTGAGATCGTCCGGATCGACCGACATGCCGCCGCTAACCAAAATAAGGTCGGCGCCTGCCGCCTCTGCCTCTTTGATGTTCCGGGCGATCACGTCCGGATCGTCGGGCGCGAGCTTGGCGCTTTCCAACTCGGTCCCCATATCCGCCAGCTTCCGCCGCACCACCGGCTCAAAGCCGTCTTTGATCCTGCCGGTATACACCTCGCTGCCCGTGACGATTAAATGAACCCGTCGCGGCGGAATCAGGACGATCATCACGATCGGTTTTCCTTTGCAGATCGCCTCGGCCCGCTTGACCAATTCTTCTTTCACGACGACGGGAATCGTCCGCGTGCCGCCTATCACCTCGCCCTTCTTCACGTGCCTGTCGGTCGTGAGCGTAGCGAGCATCAAATCTCCTAAAGCGTTGAACCGGGTGAGACGCGCCGCGTCGATCTTTAACAGTCCGGGGGACTCGGCGATAAGGCTGACCTTGCCTTCCACCGGCTCGGTCAAACGGATATTCGGCCCCGCCGCCGCCTTGGCCAACCTTTTCGCGGCGTCCTCTTCGTGAAGCTCGTCCTGGTCCAACTCCATGACGTAGATGTGCGCCTTGCCGACGTCGAGTAGCTTGGACACGTCTTCGGGCCGGATCACGTGGCCGCGGCGAAACGCCGGTCCTTTGTGCTTCCCCGGAACGATCTCTGTGATATCATGAGCCAACGGCAG
It contains:
- a CDS encoding molybdopterin-binding protein, which produces MLKVIPVEEAVGLPLAHDITEIVPGKHKGPAFRRGHVIRPEDVSKLLDVGKAHIYVMELDQDELHEEDAAKRLAKAAAGPNIRLTEPVEGKVSLIAESPGLLKIDAARLTRFNALGDLMLATLTTDRHVKKGEVIGGTRTIPVVVKEELVKRAEAICKGKPIVMIVLIPPRRVHLIVTGSEVYTGRIKDGFEPVVRRKLADMGTELESAKLAPDDPDVIARNIKEAEAAGADLILVSGGMSVDPDDLTPEGIRRSGAQVECHGFPVLPGSMFLMAYLKEIPILGLSGCVMHDPITAFDVLLPRLLAGETITRADIVAMGHGGLQRKHEH